TTATTTGGGTTGTTTACTGCTGCTAGTTATTCAATCATTTTAATATGATTTGATGGCAATTTTTTATTTGGGTGCTTTCTACCTGGATTTTTGAAATGTACTTATGCATACTTTCTACTGGTTCATTTTTAAGGTGAACATGGCATATAGTTTGATGCGGTATTATTTTTCAACTCAAGCTTTGGTTGATCTTCCAGCGGGTGGGATAGTTGATGTGCCTCTGGCACAGACTGGTGAAGGTATTGCTGAATGTGAGCTTCTCAAATGGTTTGTGCATGAGGTGAGTGAATATGCCAGTTTAACATTTTATTCCCTGTTTGACTATTTTTCAACTCAAGTGTGTGTAGGGTATATAATTGAAATCCTTTCATCCAACTATGCACGGTTCATTCCCCACTCCCCCCTCAACCTCAAGACCAAAAAAAAgccaaatttaatttatttttttgtccATGAATTCATTTCAGGTCTTCTTTTCAAATATTAATggtgtttattttaatttatattgctTTTAGATGTTGAGTTCTGTGCCTTACATTGGATTCCTGTTATGGTTCACTGTTTTTCTGGGGAAGAAAGATACAACTTTTGTTCAAGAAATTTTTTTAGTGGAACGATTTCGACCATCTTTTGAAACTCATATTTCTGGTCCTGGCTGAATTTGTGGCGTTGGTGTTGCCATTCTATAGTTGGATCTAATCTTTGTCTAATGGGAATGAAGACTGCTTTTGCTGGAAAAAATTAACATTGATATTCTTTCTTGTCGTAATATCAATTATGTTGGCATATCAACCTGAGCGGGTTCTAAGTGACTTTGGATGTCTGGAGCAACCGAACAATGACAGGGCATAGGAAAGAATCTCTCTCTGGGTGGAGATAATTTCCAATCTAGAAAGCATTTAAACGTTGTATGAAAAAGAGCTGCTGTTTTGCTCAGCTCTTGGAATGACAaaattttcacagtattttttttttcttgaactCTGTGTGGGGTGTTTGTGTAGAATGGCCTGAAACAATAATTTTAACCAGGATTCTAATTCCTGGACCAACTTCTTCAAATTGTTAAATGTGGTCTGGTAGGAGTGGGTTCTAGCTATGTCGATAATTTGGTCAAATAGTAACTGAAAATGGTTTGTGGATGCAAGACTTGCAACTGATCTCAGGTAGAACCCAAGATTTGCTGACCATGCCATTTACTGCTGCAGCTTGATTAGAAAATTTAATGTTTTGATACATTGCAATAGTAACGGTGTCAACTCTATCTCTGAATTTGTTTCACTTTCTGAGTGAAATAATAGTTCAGGTTTAGATCAATTAAATGGGGGTGCCTGATGTGTATTCTCATGTTATTGAACAAGGCCATTTTTTATCTGTTTTCTTTGAAAGGATTTGATGAGTATTTTATGTCGTAGGGAGTGtggggttttatttatttatttatttatttaaagcCTTGTTATTTTTGGTTCATTTATGATATAGAATGTCATGCACTGTTATGGTCTTTTCATCTATTTTTAATAGTCTAGCatcttgagttattatttatAGTTTCTTTAACAGCTTTTGTCTTGTTCATAAGCCTGCCATCTTGGCACCTTAGCATGCCGTGGCctatttctttttttatattgaaaatattatcTTTCTGATGAATGGACATGTTATTTTGTTGGATAAAACATTTCTTTCTGTTTATGCGATTATTGATCTCTAGCCTCATTGTTTtgatatatgaaaaaaaaaaaaaaaactgaattttGATAAAATTAGACTGGCAGGGGGATGAAGTTGATGAATTTCAGCCACTTTGTGAAGTTCAGAGTGACAAAGCTACCATAGAAATAACAAGTCGTTACAAAGGAAAGATTTCTCAAATTCTTTATGCTCCGGGTGATATTGTGAAGGTATCAATTGGAAATTCACTTTTCAGATTTGAACATTTGTTGTAATTCAGAATTTGTGCTAGCTATTGTCTTTCCCTTGTCAATCATTGTGCATGTAATGGGTCATTTTCGAGTGCAATGGTGAAAATATTTGGGTGTCAAGTACAAATACACGGATTTAAGCCTTGAGAGCAGCCACTTTGCATAAAAATATCAAAGGATAGCCATGTCTGGCTCATTCCTACCCGGTCCTGTCTGGTGACATAAAATCTGTACAATGGCcttttttttattaatgataatgagctGATTACCATAAAAAATCTCCCCAAGAAAATAGATTGAGGTCATGTTTTGTTCGTAATAGCTTACAACAGAAAATGTTGCCTTGTCATCATAAAGCATATGACACTGCAAAAAAACGATATTTACTGATCCATAACATGGAATAGATAAAGGAATGGCTATGCCCAAATTTCACTATGAGAATCTCAATTCctattctatttcatattggatGAAATAATATAGACTTTTACATGAGTGACgtttttcaaaattatgataTCTCTAGAATTTTTATTCCATCCTCACCTTATTCCTTTCTATTCTATGAACACACAATTCCATGAACAAATGTAACCTAAGAGTTTTCGTAAATATTTCATCTTGTCTGATACTGGACATATCAGCATTGTATCAGTTCATCTCTTTTGTCTAGACTCTTTTGTGTTATGACATTCATCCATGGTTCTAACTTTGCAGGTTGGAGAAACTCTTCTAAAGATAGTTGTTGAAGATTCTCAGGCTCCTACACTTACTTGTAAGGGTTCAGACAACATAATGTCTTTGCATTCTGAAGTATATGACTCTACTACTCAAAGTTCTGTCCCAAACAAGCATAACATGGGTGGAGTTCTATCCACACCAGCTGTTAGGAACCTGGCAAAGGAATATGGTATAAATATAAATGATGTCCAGGGAACTGGAAAAGATGCGAGGGTGTTGAAAGAAGATATCCTTAACTATGTTGCCCACAAAGAGACTGCTAGAGAACCACTTTCCTCACTAAGTGTTAATCCTGCAGAATTTTTGCTGGAAAGAGAAGAGAATCGGTGTGCATCTTCTGCTGATGGATGGCAATACAAAGATACAACAGTTTCATTGAGGCACGTAATTAGTACTTCAAATTACTTAAAGTTGCATGTTACTCTGTGCCATTGAGTTGTTTTATGTCAAATAACAATATACAACCACCACCATCTCCTTGAGTCTGTTCTATGAATCCTATTCCTTCATTGTGCCTGATATAGGACTGTACCCTCTGAAAGTTGGAGGGAtgtgaaagaagaaaataaaaacccCAAATCATAATAAGCAGAACATTTGTTATGCTTTAATTTTTTGCCAAATTATTGTGAAAAAGAATAATCCAAGCACAATCATTCAGTGTAGAACTCTTTTAAGTTACAGTTCACAGACATTCATATGTAAGTATCTCCTCTGATTGTAagtttggtggtttctttttagATTAGTTGCTTTATTGGCCACTTCACTGATGCCCTCTGCTGAATCTGCTACTTGTGGCTAGAATAGTAGTCCTTGAAAGCATGTTGATTGGAGGAGAGTTCTTTAATTTCTGCCCTGCAAGTAGTTATTCATGCTAAAGGAGATGAAGTTAGCTAGTTAATGATGTGTCATTGTAGGGGATTCCAGCGTACAATGGTTAAATCAATGACAATGGCTGCGAAAATTCCCCATTTTCATTATGTAGAAGAGATAAATTGTGAAGCACTTATCGAGCTTAAAGCATCTTTCCAAAGGGAGAATTCTGATCAAGATGTGAAGCACACATTCCTTCCGTTATTGATAAAGTCACTCTCAATGGCATTGAGCAAATATCCATTAATGAATAGTTGCTTCAATGATGAATCAACTGAAGTCATCCTTAGAGGTTTGTTGATGTTACTGCTGCTTAGTTGTTGCTACTGTGTCATTACTGGCTGCTTCTATGTTTCTGATTAGCAGAGCATATTTAATAAGTTATATAATCAACTAAGTGATGCATCTGATTATGTATGTTCTTGCAGTGACTCCATGATTTTTCGGGACAATTTTTGTCAGAATGTAGTTTATTGAGTCTGTGTTGCTTCTTggttgctatatatatatatattttaagatatttttgtAAGAATGACAAATCAACTGAAGTCATCCTTAGAGTTAGAGGTTTGTTGATGGTACTTCTGCTTAGTTGTTGCTACTGTGTCAGTTACTGGCTGCTTCTATGTTTCTGATTAGCAGAgcatatttaataattataaaatcaatTGAGCAATGCATctgattatgtatgtttttgcAGTGACTCCATGATTTTTCAGGACAAATTTTATAAGAATGTAGTTTATTGAGTCTGCGTTGCTTCTTggtggctatatatatatatattaagatattGAAGAATTGACATGCTTGTTCTCATTGATTAATTTTAACATGCTAAAACTTGGCATTTGCCTCTTCGAGGTCTGAGGTTGATATCACTGGGCTTGTTTTTTTCTCTCATCTTCTttgctgcttttttttttttttttggggggggggggggggggggggggagatgtaCTAATTTTTACATAATTTTTCACCAAGTGGACTCTTGATATTGTTGGTTCAAACTGAAGCCAGTGTGTTGATAATTGGACCGGATCAGCTGGTTCAACCAGGAAACACAGTTACAGGTTCTTTTCTAGTTCAGGTGAGACCGACAACTTTTGAGTGGTAAAAACCTGGACTAAACTGGATTGGAAGTGGATGAACCTGTTAGAGGTTATTAAtgttttttagtattattattgtgttagtatgttaattagtgagagttagtaagggtattattgtcattaaactgtatttaatttgtattataaatagagggagagacctggtcattcattttaatcaaatcttaacatggtatcgaagcgtgatccaacctaaaccctattcccctcGTCCCCTCGGCCGTCACCGGAAAACACCATTCCCATGGCTGTCCTTCCCAGATTCACCTCCGTCCCATataatttcacaaaaccaaccatacaacCATGAACAGAAccccctgaaccctaaccccacaaaaccccattgcCAGAGGAGCCCTCACGCAACCCACGCACCAACCAAATGCCGGCAGGGCTGACCCCACGTGCCGGCGCGTGATTGAAGTTCCAGCCACTTTGTTTTCCTCTGCCATGCtttgattccttctctagactatattatcaagctgttaggccagttttttcctaaaaaattcaacctttttcgaccatgcactcgtGGTATTCCATTAATTtctgttcagggtttgtgaaggcttctttgtgagttttttggagtcGTGGCAGCATttgtatgttcagttgtgaggctgtggcagtgctatatccattggtgagttgttcacctcatctgtggttgtgtcggtgcttcacatagtttttGATTGTCCCGATTAGTGAttattcttcttgtttttggtgtggttgctgacTTGTGAatgctgtggcagtgctatatctgtCGGTAAGTTGTTCACCTGTcgttgtgtcggtgcttcacatagtttgtgattgtcccgattagtttttattgttcttcttgtttttgatATGGTCGCTGATTAGTGAGTGTtaggatggaatctatgaatccctaAAATTTTTTCCTACATCGCTGCTACaaataacaactcaaaagttggatggaaagaactgtgtTCAATGGTCTAAAACTGTCTggatttatttagcaggattagggaaatctgaacacttgctccaatctgatccttctaatgagaaaagaaaagacgtgtgggttcaagaagatgccttgattgtttcccttatATGGAATTTGATGGGGCCACAGATTACACGGATGTGTATacatctagatacgtgcaaggacatttgggattatgtcaaccTTCTATACTCCAGTAACATGGCACgcatgtatgatttatcccaggagtactttcagttacaacaaggagataggagtattgcagattattttggagagatgaagcatattcatgaggagcttaatgtCGTGCAACCTATAATTGCCGACATTCGTGAGATGTAGATgcagagggagcagatgacagtTCTTCGTGTTCTAGTAGGCTTGAGACCTGAGTTTGAGACAGTCCGGTCCTAGATACTTAGTAGTGTCGAACTGCCATTATTTGTTGATGTTTATTTGCTTCCTTTAGCACATAGTCTCTTGCTCTTGCATTTGGCTTTGAGAAGACAAACTTTGCTACACAAGGTGATCCTAGTTCTTTACTAAACAACCACAAAAGTTATAGAGGTGGTTCAAGTGGTTGTAGTGGTAGAGATGGACAAGGTGGAGGTACTccttgcaagtgcactcattgtggacggagtaatcatactattgagcagtgttgggatcttcatggCAGACCTTCACATGTTGCCAATGTAACCATcactgacttcacacctttgggggcagccaatgcagccaccaccaactcCTCACCTTTGGGGCTGAGTGGGGGGCAACGTACTATATCCATGgcaaaggaagagtattccaaattCCAGCAGTATCGAGAGTCACAGCAAACTTCTCTTCCCATTGtatctcttgcccaaacaggtaatcaCATAGTATGCCTGTCATCTAGTTCTTCTCGTCCTACTCCTTGGGTCATAGTCTTCgctgccactgatcatatcacaggtatacctaGCTTCTTGTCCACTCTCCAATATCTTgtaaatttaccttgtgttactcttgttgATGGATCCACTACTACAATTAAGGGAATTGAGACTATAAATCccatttcttctatttctcttccttccattttatatattcccaaatttcctttcaatcttgtGTCCattagcaaaattactaaatccattaattgtttaatgacattcttccttgattttgtggttattcaagatttgaagacgaggaagatgaTTGGAAGAGGGTGTGCAATTggtggactctatcactttgagccgcCATCTCCTTCTACCACCTGCACTGctgctgccacacctttccaaattcattgtcgccttggtcatccttcattggaaaagttaaaatgtcttgttcctggTTTGAGTTATGTGTCTAGCATTGATTGTGAGttttgttagttgggaaagcaccattgTGTTCCTTTCGCTTCCCGAATCAATAAATGGGCTACAAGACCTTTTGTGTTAGttcattctaatgtttggggtcttagtagggttgtgtccaagttgggtttttgatactttgtaacctttgtgaattgattattcaagaatgacttggttatgtttaataaaagatcgttctgagttatttcatgtattttttgccttttattctgaaataaaGACTCGATTTGGTTTGCCAGTTCGAATGcttcaaagtgataatgctaaagagtttttcagtgcacaattcacGACTTATATGATtctgtttggtattgttcatcaatcatcctgtgcccacactcctcagAAAAATGGGTTGCAGTCttgcagagaggaaaaatagacatcttcttgtaatcactcgcaccttactttatcaaatgcatgtacctaaagtgttttggagtgatacTATGCTTACTGCTTGTTATCTAATCAAcaaaatgccatcctctgttcttagtggtaaaattccctactccattctctttcctaattaacctttattttctcttcctcctcttATATTTGGGCGTGTGTcatttgttcatcaactaactcttgGGATGGATTAGTTGGATCCtggtgctataaaatgtgtctttttgggctaTTCATATTCTCAAAAAGGATATCATTGTTATAGTTCTATGTTGCATCGTTTCATTGTTTCTGCCATTGTTAcctttttgagtctacaccttactacacccaatCATTGAGCGCTTTTGAGCTCAATGAAtttcttcctttgcctaatctttcATATTCTATGTTGCTATCCTTGCCCCACCAACCatttgagtctccatgtagttcatGTCCTTCTCAttgtcttgatcatcctaatttgcaggtgtattaaCGACTGTGGCTcaaaggaagagagtcccctctatcTTCTACTACCATGCCTTTGGTTTCATCATCTAATGATCATACtacccatgatgttgatccttctattgctgtttggaaaggtaaacgcacatgtacTCGACATCCTATTCCCAACCATGTTTGTTATGAttccttatcaccctcctattattgttttgttattgctctatcatctactaccttTCCTAATTCTATTTCAAAATTCTTAACCCATTCTaggtggagggatgctatggttgaagagatgaatgctttacatgacaacGGTACTTgagacttggtacctcttcctcgtgacaagtctatggttggttgtcgctaggtttacattgtgaaagtcaaccctaatgGTTCAGTGGCTCGTCTAAAAGtctgtcttgttgctaagggatacactcagATGTATGGTCGggattattctgatactttttctccgTTTGCCAAATTTGCATTAGTAcgtctgttcatctccttggTTACTACTTGTCACTGGCCTCTGCATCAGTTAAATGTGAAAAATGCATTCTTGCATAATGACCTCGAGGATGCGGTTTATGTGGAGCAatcacttgggtttgttgctcaaggggagttaggcttagtgtgttagctcaagaaggctttatatggtttaaaatagtctcctagagcatggtttggtcgtttcagtgttgtagtacttgagtttggtctttgaAGGTGTGTTGTGGATCATTCCATGTTTTAGCATCGTACTTCAtcaggtaggatccttcttgatgtttatgtggatgatattgttattagaggtgatgatgataaaggtatttagaGTCTCAAATTTTTTTCTATAGATTAAGTTTCAAACCAAGGATTGGGGactgttgaaatacttcttgggtatagaagtatctagctCTCATATTGGGAACTGTTTTGTCATAGAGGAAGTGTTTTCTTGATCTGTTCGATGAAATTGGCTTGTTGGGATCAAAACTGGTTGATACActcatggatcctaacagcaagttagtgcCGGATAGGGTGATTTGCCACCTAATCCTAGACAATATCGGAgatttgttggaaagttgaattatctcataatCACTTGgctggatatatcttttgcaacaagtgttgtgagtcaatttttagattctctgaggacaagtcattgggacacaataattcgcatcttgagatatctcaaaggtgcacctgggagaagtcttttatatcgtgataagggtcacacttatatccatggatatatagATGCATATTGGGCTGTATCACCTTCCGATTAGAGTTCCACAATTGGatactgtatcttggttggttgtaatttggtttcttggaagattaagaaacaaattgtggtggcaaggtcaagtgttgGATCAGAATATAGAGTTATGGCTCACATTGCTTttgaacttgtctggttgaagaacatgttggaagaattgggtatttctcattctcagcctatgaagttgatgcgTGACAATCAAGTTGcacttcatattgcctccaacctggtCTTTCATGAGCGGACGAAGCACATTGAATTTGATTACACtttgttcaagagaaacttgtgcaaaagctcgtTACAATCACTTTTGTGAAGTCGGACATGTAGCTTGTTGATTTGTTTAAAGTtctgttggccctagagtcgagtctagagagaggggggggggggtgaatagactcttttgtgtattttcttttttctctacaaaatataaaaacttTGCAAGAtataaatgattatatcacaatatataaaatataaatcgtacacaagatataaattaaagagaagggaagagaagcttaacaccgatgttaacgtggttcggccccttgcctacgtccatgccttgaatcacacccaaggtttccacaatccactaacacaactccttcacCGGCAGAGAAGTCTTTACAccacgggaacaaatcccttttgctcaccaagagcctttcagTAAGGTTCATCAAGAACCCTTGcaattcggttcaccaagaaaCCTTTTACAACAAATGGATGAATATGATTTAGAAAAACAAATGCTTATTGAATGAGCTAATATTTGATACTATCAAatcctcacacaactctctcaaagtaatgtAGCATACTAAGATTGAAGAGCAAGAGGGAAGTTGAGCACAAAGATGATGAACTAATTGAAGTGTGCTTGCAAAATGATATATGATTACTAAGATCAATCTTTACACaagcctttggacttgtatttataggcaaaatgagCTACTAGTCGTTTTATGGCTGCTGGGCTAATAAATTAATTGTGTAGAATCCCGACGCCAATTGTTGACGGATtcccccaaaccgtcgacggtttcctctaGGCAAAAATTCA
This genomic stretch from Malania oleifera isolate guangnan ecotype guangnan chromosome 3, ASM2987363v1, whole genome shotgun sequence harbors:
- the LOC131152091 gene encoding lipoamide acyltransferase component of branched-chain alpha-keto acid dehydrogenase complex, mitochondrial isoform X1 — translated: MADVSIQMCHVPCAVQPVLKTSPIFSATVRSPRSSTGKMIYRRLWQSNTSSSGRRWLCLLASLSSSASPIPSTKFSKHGTLLLGFASQSLSSRYASASFPLANKPITVNMAYSLMRYYFSTQALVDLPAGGIVDVPLAQTGEGIAECELLKWFVHEGDEVDEFQPLCEVQSDKATIEITSRYKGKISQILYAPGDIVKVGETLLKIVVEDSQAPTLTCKGSDNIMSLHSEVYDSTTQSSVPNKHNMGGVLSTPAVRNLAKEYGININDVQGTGKDARVLKEDILNYVAHKETAREPLSSLSVNPAEFLLEREENRCASSADGWQYKDTTVSLRGFQRTMVKSMTMAAKIPHFHYVEEINCEALIELKASFQRENSDQDVKHTFLPLLIKSLSMALSKYPLMNSCFNDESTEVILRGSHNIGIAMATSYGLVVPNIKKVQSLSILEITKELSRLQQLAVDNKLSPDDISGGTITLSNIGSIGGKFGSPILNVPEVSIIAIGRIQKVPQIADDGSVYAVSIMNVNIGADHRVLDGATVARFCNEWKQLIEKPELLLLHLR
- the LOC131152091 gene encoding lipoamide acyltransferase component of branched-chain alpha-keto acid dehydrogenase complex, mitochondrial isoform X2 — encoded protein: MADVSIQMCHVPCAVQPVLKTSPIFSATVRSPRSSTGKMIYRRLWQSNTSSSGRRWLCLLASLSSSASPIPSTKFSKHGTLLLGFASQSLSSRYASASFPLANKPITVNMAYSLMRYYFSTQALVDLPAGGIVDVPLAQTGEGIAECELLKWFVHEGDEVDEFQPLCEVQSDKATIEITSRYKGKISQILYAPGDIVKVGETLLKIVVEDSQAPTLTCKGSDNIMSLHSEVYDSTTQSSVPNKHNMGGVLSTPAVRNLAKEYGININDVQGTGKDARVLKEDILNYVAHKETAREPLSSLSVNPAEFLLEREENRCASSADGWQYKDTTVSLRHRTMVKSMTMAAKIPHFHYVEEINCEALIELKASFQRENSDQDVKHTFLPLLIKSLSMALSKYPLMNSCFNDESTEVILRGSHNIGIAMATSYGLVVPNIKKVQSLSILEITKELSRLQQLAVDNKLSPDDISGGTITLSNIGSIGGKFGSPILNVPEVSIIAIGRIQKVPQIADDGSVYAVSIMNVNIGADHRVLDGATVARFCNEWKQLIEKPELLLLHLR
- the LOC131152091 gene encoding lipoamide acyltransferase component of branched-chain alpha-keto acid dehydrogenase complex, mitochondrial isoform X3 — translated: MADVSIQMCHVPCAVQPVLKTSPIFSATVRSPRSSTGKMIYRRLWQSNTSSSGRRWLCLLASLSSSASPIPSTKFSKHGTLLLGFASQSLSSRYASASFPLANKPITVNMAYSLMRYYFSTQALVDLPAGGIVDVPLAQTGEGIAECELLKWFVHEGDEVDEFQPLCEVQSDKATIEITSRYKGKISQILYAPGDIVKVGETLLKIVVEDSQAPTLTCKGSDNIMSLHSEVYDSTTQSSVPNKHNMGGVLSTPAVRNLAKEYEFLLEREENRCASSADGWQYKDTTVSLRGFQRTMVKSMTMAAKIPHFHYVEEINCEALIELKASFQRENSDQDVKHTFLPLLIKSLSMALSKYPLMNSCFNDESTEVILRGSHNIGIAMATSYGLVVPNIKKVQSLSILEITKELSRLQQLAVDNKLSPDDISGGTITLSNIGSIGGKFGSPILNVPEVSIIAIGRIQKVPQIADDGSVYAVSIMNVNIGADHRVLDGATVARFCNEWKQLIEKPELLLLHLR
- the LOC131152091 gene encoding lipoamide acyltransferase component of branched-chain alpha-keto acid dehydrogenase complex, mitochondrial isoform X4, which translates into the protein MAYSLMRYYFSTQALVDLPAGGIVDVPLAQTGEGIAECELLKWFVHEGDEVDEFQPLCEVQSDKATIEITSRYKGKISQILYAPGDIVKVGETLLKIVVEDSQAPTLTCKGSDNIMSLHSEVYDSTTQSSVPNKHNMGGVLSTPAVRNLAKEYGININDVQGTGKDARVLKEDILNYVAHKETAREPLSSLSVNPAEFLLEREENRCASSADGWQYKDTTVSLRGFQRTMVKSMTMAAKIPHFHYVEEINCEALIELKASFQRENSDQDVKHTFLPLLIKSLSMALSKYPLMNSCFNDESTEVILRGSHNIGIAMATSYGLVVPNIKKVQSLSILEITKELSRLQQLAVDNKLSPDDISGGTITLSNIGSIGGKFGSPILNVPEVSIIAIGRIQKVPQIADDGSVYAVSIMNVNIGADHRVLDGATVARFCNEWKQLIEKPELLLLHLR